The following proteins are encoded in a genomic region of Chroogloeocystis siderophila 5.2 s.c.1:
- a CDS encoding DMT family transporter: MVVYLKLILTAVVWGGTFIAGRVIVQDLEPFSAAFCRFAVSSICLLFLTLKQEGQLPRLHRKQLIQVILLGMTGVFTYNAFFFLGLQTIAASRAALIVALNPTFIALGSALFFKDKLTILKIIGIITSLTGAALAISRGNVVNILDDNLSIGDLFLFGCVFSWVAYTLIGKLAMQQLSPIVATTYACLIGTIALFFPALPEGILQQFFQINFVTWLVIWYLGFLSSALGFIWYSEGVRVIGPAKAAIFINLVPVSAILLAAVLLQEEITLSLLVGGILVIMGVFFTNKA; encoded by the coding sequence TTGGTAGTTTATCTTAAATTAATATTAACAGCAGTAGTTTGGGGCGGTACATTTATTGCAGGAAGAGTCATTGTTCAAGATTTAGAACCTTTTTCTGCTGCATTCTGCCGTTTTGCTGTTTCTTCAATTTGTTTACTTTTTCTCACGCTCAAGCAAGAAGGACAGTTACCGCGTCTTCATCGAAAGCAACTCATACAAGTTATTTTACTAGGTATGACAGGGGTATTCACCTACAATGCTTTCTTTTTTCTTGGCTTACAAACCATTGCTGCTAGCCGCGCAGCGTTGATTGTCGCTTTAAACCCAACGTTCATTGCGCTTGGTTCTGCATTGTTTTTTAAAGATAAACTTACAATTTTAAAAATAATAGGAATTATTACTTCTTTAACAGGAGCAGCTTTAGCAATTAGCAGAGGAAACGTAGTCAACATTTTAGATGATAATCTAAGTATAGGAGATTTATTTCTATTTGGCTGTGTCTTTAGCTGGGTTGCATATACGCTAATTGGTAAACTAGCAATGCAACAACTTTCGCCTATAGTTGCTACTACTTATGCTTGTTTAATTGGCACAATTGCCTTATTTTTTCCTGCGTTACCAGAAGGAATCTTACAACAATTTTTTCAAATTAATTTTGTTACTTGGTTAGTGATTTGGTATTTAGGTTTTTTAAGTTCGGCGCTGGGTTTTATTTGGTATTCTGAAGGCGTTAGAGTAATAGGTCCTGCAAAAGCAGCTATTTTTATTAATTTAGTACCAGTATCAGCAATTTTGCTAGCAGCAGTTTTATTACAAGAAGAAATTACTTTAAGTCTTCTAGTAGGTGGGATTTTGGTAATTATGGGCGTATTTTTTACAAATAAAGCTTAA
- the mutS gene encoding DNA mismatch repair protein MutS, whose translation MLRNADYRKLDITKLSPMYQHFVQVKEQYPNTILLYRCGDFFETFFLDALTVSRELELVLTSKEGGKEIGRVPMTGVPHHALERYCAMLVEKGYAIAICDQVEDAEIAAAQHRQVRREVTRVLTPGTLLDDGMLQARRNNFLAAVVIAGNHWGLAYADISTGEFLTTQESNLEQLTQELMRLQPSEVLVPTNAPDLGSLLRPGETSEHLPACLPPAFCYALRSHTAFTQSEARQRIIQKFRVRSLEGLGCEHLPLAVRAAGGLLQYLEETQKENPIALQALRTYTISDYLILDHQSRRNLEITQTVRDGTFHGSLLWALDCTNTAMGGRALRRWFLQPLIDIKGIHARQDTIEELIEDSSLRQDLRSCLRQIYDLERLTGRAGSGSANARDLVALADSLARLPEIARIVETARSPYLRALQKVPAVLEELGRKLRNYLVESPPILLSEGGLIRPGVHSQLDERRTTVEADQQWIANLEVEERFKTEIPTLKVGYNKTFGYYISISRSKADQVPQHYIRKQTLTNEERYITLELKERESRILSARDDLNRLEYEVFTQLRSEVAEHAELIRNISRAVAAVDVLCGLAEVAVHQGYCRPEMVEGREINIIDGRHPVVEKSLPAGFFVPNSTFLGSSDDQSPDLIILTGPNASGKSCYLRQVGLIQLMAQVGSFVPASSARLGICDRIFTRVGAVDDLATGQSTFMVEMNETANILNHATRRSLVLLDEIGRGTATFDGLSIAWAVAEYLATEIQARTIFATHYHELNELASILTNVANYQVTVKELPDQIIFLHQVQPGGADKSYGIEAGRLAGLPAVVIQRAKQVMGQIEKHSKIAVGLREGIAVERPTIKAN comes from the coding sequence ATGCTGCGTAATGCGGATTATCGGAAACTGGATATCACCAAACTTTCACCGATGTATCAGCACTTTGTGCAAGTGAAAGAGCAATATCCGAATACTATACTACTTTATCGATGCGGAGACTTTTTTGAAACCTTCTTTCTCGATGCGCTGACAGTGTCGCGAGAATTAGAACTGGTGCTGACGAGTAAAGAGGGAGGAAAGGAAATTGGGCGCGTACCTATGACAGGAGTGCCGCATCATGCATTAGAGCGGTATTGTGCGATGCTAGTTGAAAAGGGGTATGCGATCGCAATTTGCGACCAAGTTGAAGATGCAGAAATCGCCGCTGCCCAACATCGTCAAGTGCGTCGAGAAGTGACGCGGGTACTCACTCCAGGAACACTTCTAGATGACGGAATGCTGCAAGCACGACGCAATAACTTTTTAGCAGCAGTTGTCATTGCGGGTAATCACTGGGGGTTAGCGTATGCAGATATTTCTACTGGCGAATTTTTGACGACACAAGAAAGTAATTTAGAGCAACTAACGCAGGAATTGATGCGGTTGCAACCATCAGAGGTTTTAGTTCCGACGAATGCGCCAGATTTAGGCAGTTTACTACGTCCTGGAGAAACTTCCGAGCATTTACCAGCGTGTTTACCACCTGCATTTTGCTACGCCTTGCGATCGCATACGGCGTTTACGCAATCAGAAGCGCGACAACGCATAATTCAAAAATTTCGCGTGCGATCGTTGGAAGGATTAGGGTGCGAACATCTTCCGCTTGCAGTAAGGGCTGCGGGTGGGTTGTTGCAGTATCTAGAAGAAACGCAAAAAGAAAACCCGATCGCGTTACAAGCTTTACGCACATACACAATTAGCGATTACTTGATACTGGATCACCAAAGTCGGCGCAATTTAGAAATTACGCAAACAGTGCGCGATGGGACGTTTCATGGTTCGTTGCTGTGGGCATTAGATTGTACAAATACCGCAATGGGTGGACGCGCTTTGCGTCGTTGGTTTTTGCAACCACTGATTGATATCAAGGGTATTCATGCTCGACAAGACACAATTGAGGAATTAATCGAAGATAGTTCACTACGGCAAGATTTACGCAGTTGTTTGCGACAAATTTATGACTTAGAAAGACTAACAGGTCGTGCAGGTTCCGGCAGTGCAAATGCAAGAGACCTTGTTGCTCTAGCAGATTCGTTAGCTAGACTTCCCGAAATCGCGCGGATTGTGGAAACAGCAAGATCGCCTTACCTACGGGCGTTGCAAAAAGTCCCTGCTGTATTAGAAGAACTAGGTAGGAAACTCCGCAATTATCTTGTTGAGTCACCACCAATTCTCCTTTCGGAAGGTGGCTTGATTCGCCCTGGTGTTCACTCACAACTCGATGAAAGACGCACTACCGTAGAAGCGGATCAGCAGTGGATCGCGAATTTGGAAGTCGAGGAACGCTTTAAGACAGAAATTCCTACACTAAAAGTAGGTTACAACAAAACGTTTGGTTATTACATCAGTATTTCTCGCAGTAAAGCCGATCAAGTTCCTCAGCATTACATCCGCAAGCAAACTTTAACGAACGAAGAACGCTACATTACTCTTGAGTTGAAAGAACGCGAAAGTCGTATTCTCAGCGCTAGAGACGATTTAAATCGCTTAGAGTATGAAGTTTTTACTCAATTACGCAGTGAAGTTGCCGAACACGCAGAATTGATTCGCAACATATCGCGTGCGGTAGCGGCCGTAGATGTGCTATGTGGTTTAGCTGAAGTCGCAGTTCATCAAGGTTACTGCCGTCCAGAAATGGTGGAAGGGCGAGAAATTAATATTATCGATGGGCGTCACCCTGTCGTGGAAAAGTCTTTACCTGCGGGTTTTTTTGTCCCCAATTCTACGTTTTTGGGTAGTAGCGACGATCAATCCCCCGATCTCATTATTCTCACAGGACCAAACGCCAGTGGTAAAAGTTGTTATTTGCGTCAAGTAGGATTAATTCAGTTAATGGCGCAGGTGGGAAGTTTTGTTCCCGCAAGTTCCGCACGATTGGGAATTTGCGATCGCATCTTTACGCGCGTCGGTGCAGTAGACGACTTAGCAACAGGTCAATCAACGTTTATGGTTGAGATGAACGAAACTGCAAATATTCTCAATCATGCCACGCGGCGATCGCTTGTGCTGTTAGATGAAATTGGTAGAGGTACAGCAACGTTTGATGGTCTTTCGATTGCTTGGGCGGTAGCAGAATATTTAGCAACTGAAATTCAAGCGCGGACAATCTTTGCAACACACTACCACGAGTTAAACGAACTTGCTTCAATTTTGACGAACGTAGCCAACTACCAAGTCACTGTGAAGGAATTACCCGATCAAATTATCTTTTTACATCAGGTTCAGCCAGGGGGTGCGGATAAATCCTATGGTATTGAAGCCGGACGCTTAGCCGGACTGCCAGCTGTCGTAATTCAACGTGCCAAGCAAGTAATGGGACAAATTGAAAAGCACAGTAAAATTGCTGTGGGACTGCGTGAAGGAATTGCTGTAGAACGCCCTACCATAAAGGCAAACTAA
- the folD gene encoding bifunctional methylenetetrahydrofolate dehydrogenase/methenyltetrahydrofolate cyclohydrolase FolD yields the protein MKQTQLLDGKALAQRLQSELKEQIQKQTLIGRPPGLAVLMVGDNPASAAYVRNKERACTNVGIASFGQHFGVEVTQSQLEETIHRLNQDERVDGILVQLPLPEHLDGVALLHQIDPDKDADGLHPTNLGRLVRGEQGLRSCTPAGVMRLLQEYQIPLKGKQAVVVGRSILVGKPLALMLLEADATVTIAHSRSPDLGSITQSADILVGAVGRPGLITADMVKSGAVVVDVGITRVTDASGTSRLVGDVDFDAVQNVAEYITPVPGGIGPMTVAMLLQNTFTSYLQRHQ from the coding sequence ATGAAGCAAACACAGTTACTCGATGGTAAAGCTTTGGCGCAACGTCTGCAAAGCGAACTCAAAGAACAAATTCAAAAACAAACTTTAATTGGACGCCCACCAGGATTAGCAGTATTAATGGTAGGGGATAATCCCGCAAGCGCCGCGTATGTCCGCAATAAAGAACGTGCTTGCACAAATGTGGGGATTGCTTCGTTTGGGCAACATTTCGGGGTAGAAGTTACGCAATCACAACTAGAAGAGACTATTCACCGTCTTAATCAAGATGAGCGAGTTGATGGCATTTTAGTACAGTTACCTTTACCCGAACATCTAGATGGAGTTGCATTATTACATCAAATTGATCCTGATAAAGATGCAGATGGATTGCATCCTACGAACTTAGGAAGACTCGTGCGCGGCGAACAAGGGTTGCGTAGCTGTACTCCCGCCGGAGTGATGCGATTGTTGCAAGAATATCAAATTCCACTTAAAGGTAAACAAGCGGTTGTTGTGGGGCGCAGTATTTTAGTTGGTAAGCCTTTGGCTTTGATGCTCCTCGAAGCCGATGCGACAGTAACAATTGCGCATTCGCGATCGCCAGATTTAGGGTCAATTACACAATCTGCTGATATTTTAGTTGGTGCTGTCGGTCGTCCAGGACTGATTACAGCAGATATGGTAAAATCTGGGGCGGTTGTTGTCGATGTCGGAATTACTCGCGTGACGGATGCGAGTGGTACTAGCCGCTTAGTCGGTGATGTAGACTTTGACGCGGTGCAAAATGTCGCCGAATATATTACTCCGGTTCCTGGAGGG
- a CDS encoding metallophosphoesterase family protein, translating into MILFGGDPHGDFRSVIQAVKTYSPQAVVLLGDFDLERSLEEELSAILNKTEIWFIHGNHDADQDRWYDNLFSSRLAHRNLHGRVVKIAGVRIAGLGGVFRAKIWRPPAAPRFSSPNDLLSICGKGERWRGGIPRKHHASIFWQHYAALWHQQADILVTHEAPSCHRYGFKELDDLAVSLGVKCVFHGHHHEHYTKAIGNGKITVHGVAKAGICDQEGKVLIPGQLDAYSKQKVNS; encoded by the coding sequence ATGATTTTATTCGGTGGAGATCCGCACGGTGATTTTAGATCTGTGATTCAGGCAGTCAAAACATATTCTCCGCAAGCAGTCGTGTTGCTAGGTGATTTTGACTTAGAGCGATCGCTAGAAGAAGAATTATCTGCCATCCTAAATAAAACCGAAATTTGGTTCATCCACGGTAATCACGACGCGGATCAAGACCGTTGGTACGACAATTTATTTTCATCAAGATTAGCGCACCGTAATTTACACGGTCGCGTTGTCAAAATTGCTGGCGTGCGTATCGCTGGATTGGGCGGCGTGTTTCGCGCGAAAATCTGGCGTCCTCCCGCTGCACCACGATTTTCTAGTCCGAATGACCTATTATCAATTTGTGGTAAAGGCGAACGTTGGCGTGGTGGCATTCCGCGCAAACACCATGCAAGTATTTTTTGGCAACACTATGCAGCGCTTTGGCATCAGCAAGCAGATATTTTGGTGACGCATGAGGCACCTTCGTGCCATCGCTACGGTTTTAAAGAACTTGATGACCTAGCTGTATCACTAGGAGTCAAATGTGTCTTTCACGGTCATCATCACGAACATTACACAAAAGCAATCGGTAACGGCAAGATTACCGTACATGGTGTGGCTAAAGCTGGAATATGCGATCAAGAGGGAAAAGTCCTCATCCCAGGTCAATTAGATGCATATAGTAAGCAAAAAGTCAATAGTTAG
- a CDS encoding NUDIX hydrolase, producing the protein MSEQFSVAIAILYRQNQFLMQLRDDIPGILYPGHWGLFGGHIESGEFPDVAVVRELQEEISYTPPIISKFGCYSDTRVVRHVYHAPLTVELDQLVLYEGWDLGLLTPEHILQGECYSEKAQDTKPLGTPHQKILLDFIKLKLYL; encoded by the coding sequence ATGAGCGAACAATTTAGTGTTGCGATCGCTATTCTCTATCGCCAAAATCAATTTCTCATGCAATTACGCGACGATATTCCTGGAATCCTCTATCCTGGTCATTGGGGTCTATTCGGTGGTCACATCGAATCTGGAGAATTTCCTGATGTTGCTGTTGTCCGAGAACTTCAAGAAGAAATTAGCTACACTCCACCTATAATATCTAAATTCGGCTGCTATTCTGATACAAGAGTTGTACGTCATGTTTATCACGCGCCTTTAACCGTAGAACTCGATCAACTGGTTCTTTATGAAGGGTGGGATTTGGGTTTATTAACACCTGAGCACATTTTACAAGGTGAATGCTACTCTGAAAAAGCTCAAGATACTAAACCCTTAGGTACACCTCACCAAAAAATTTTGCTGGACTTTATTAAACTTAAGCTTTATTTGTAA